A stretch of Desulfonatronovibrio magnus DNA encodes these proteins:
- a CDS encoding 3'-5' exonuclease, whose product MVIPQPAVAISSDFFTAFSKVPKNVQSKAVSFLSKFRQDPTSPGINYEKIHHAAHPGFRSVRIGDDYRGIVLKPDQDNVYVLLWIDSHDKAYDWARRKKCAVHPETGSLQVYESQDSDEGLSQEDKNSDFDLPGLFDDIHDRHLLQLGIPQDLLPGVRRIKNIQELEAMLEKFPQEAYEALFFLAEGFTLQEVIEEMDRGEKHEEIDTKDIRSALDKPDSRQRFHVVTDDLELQAMLHAPLEKWRVFLHPNQRKIVERKWNGPVRVLGEAGTGKTVAALHRARWLVRKVFTAEQDWILLTTYTTNLAADIRENLKSICTPQEQSRIEVINMDKWVMNFLKRSGYPSTIVYSGKTDPLWKEAMAAAPEEPPLTEAFYREEWKSVLQPQGVTTFADYCRVSRKGRGVPLNRKSRKAIWPVFEEYRLLLNERGWREVDDAFRDARDIIQAQQLTLPYKAIIVDEAQDMGSQAFSLLRHMVPEGPNDIFIVGDGHQRIYRHKVVLGQCGIKIIGRSKKLRINYRTTEETRRWATSILKNMAIDDLDEGLDHQRGTTSLMRGLEPKLCHFNSFEEECQYLLELIRSKEKDGTLDSTCLIVRTNNILQRYMKIIQDSNIPVYPIKRSASEDRNATGLRIATMHRIKGLEFNTIIIAGANQGILPLHQSLYSTDDPAERDDLEFRERALFYVAATRAMQEVVVTSYGRKSEFLEEVEIAN is encoded by the coding sequence ATGGTCATTCCTCAACCCGCGGTTGCAATATCCAGCGATTTTTTTACTGCATTTTCAAAGGTGCCCAAAAATGTCCAGTCCAAGGCGGTAAGCTTTCTGTCCAAATTTCGCCAGGACCCCACCAGCCCCGGCATCAACTACGAAAAGATCCATCATGCTGCACATCCGGGTTTCCGTTCGGTGCGAATTGGTGACGACTACCGGGGTATTGTCCTGAAACCTGACCAGGACAATGTTTATGTTTTGCTCTGGATCGACAGTCATGACAAGGCATATGACTGGGCCAGGCGTAAAAAATGCGCTGTGCATCCTGAGACAGGAAGTCTGCAGGTTTATGAGTCACAGGATTCTGATGAAGGTTTGAGTCAGGAGGACAAAAACAGTGATTTTGATTTACCGGGGTTGTTTGATGATATTCATGACCGGCATCTCCTCCAGTTGGGTATTCCCCAGGATTTATTGCCTGGTGTGCGCCGGATCAAAAATATACAGGAACTCGAAGCCATGCTGGAAAAATTTCCTCAGGAAGCATATGAGGCTCTTTTTTTCCTGGCAGAAGGTTTTACATTGCAGGAAGTTATTGAAGAAATGGACAGGGGTGAAAAGCACGAAGAAATTGATACCAAAGATATCCGTTCCGCCCTTGACAAGCCTGATTCCAGGCAGCGTTTTCATGTAGTCACCGACGACCTGGAGCTTCAGGCAATGCTCCATGCTCCCCTGGAAAAATGGAGGGTCTTTCTGCATCCCAACCAGAGAAAAATTGTGGAACGAAAGTGGAATGGGCCTGTTCGCGTACTGGGTGAAGCCGGAACCGGCAAAACCGTGGCTGCACTGCACAGGGCCAGATGGCTGGTCCGCAAAGTTTTTACAGCTGAACAGGACTGGATATTACTGACTACCTATACAACAAATCTTGCCGCTGATATCCGGGAAAACCTCAAGTCCATATGTACACCCCAAGAGCAGTCCAGAATAGAAGTGATCAATATGGACAAATGGGTGATGAATTTTTTGAAGCGTAGCGGTTACCCTTCTACAATCGTATATTCCGGGAAAACAGATCCCCTGTGGAAGGAAGCCATGGCTGCCGCCCCTGAAGAGCCCCCCCTTACTGAAGCATTTTACCGGGAAGAATGGAAAAGCGTTCTGCAACCTCAGGGAGTAACCACCTTTGCCGATTATTGCCGTGTATCCCGCAAAGGACGGGGAGTACCCCTGAATCGCAAATCCAGAAAGGCCATCTGGCCTGTATTTGAGGAGTACAGACTGTTGCTCAATGAAAGAGGGTGGCGTGAAGTTGATGACGCTTTCCGTGATGCCCGGGATATTATTCAAGCTCAGCAATTAACCCTGCCGTATAAGGCCATCATTGTTGATGAAGCCCAGGACATGGGCTCTCAGGCTTTCAGTCTCTTAAGACATATGGTCCCTGAAGGACCCAATGACATCTTTATTGTCGGTGACGGGCATCAGCGGATTTACAGACATAAGGTTGTCCTGGGGCAATGCGGAATAAAAATTATCGGCAGGAGCAAGAAGCTGCGCATCAACTACCGGACCACAGAGGAAACCAGACGCTGGGCCACAAGCATTTTGAAAAACATGGCCATTGATGATTTGGATGAGGGCCTGGATCATCAGAGAGGAACAACTTCACTCATGAGAGGCCTGGAACCGAAACTCTGTCATTTCAACTCTTTTGAAGAGGAATGCCAGTATCTGCTCGAACTAATCAGATCGAAAGAAAAAGATGGCACTTTGGACTCAACCTGTCTGATCGTCAGGACCAACAATATTCTCCAGAGGTATATGAAAATAATCCAGGATAGCAACATCCCTGTCTATCCCATTAAGCGAAGCGCGTCAGAGGATAGAAATGCCACCGGCCTGAGAATAGCCACAATGCACCGGATCAAGGGGCTGGAGTTTAATACCATTATCATTGCCGGAGCCAATCAGGGTATTTTGCCGCTGCATCAGTCTCTTTACTCAACCGACGATCCAGCCGAGCGAGACGATCTTGAATTTCGAGAAAGGGCCTTGTTTTATGTAGCGGCAACAAGGGCCATGCAGGAAGTGGTGGTTACAAGCTATGGCCGGAAAAGTGAGTTTCTGGAGGAAGTGGAAATCGCTAATTGA
- a CDS encoding PadR family transcriptional regulator: MEYHDLLSGLVRLHVLHHAAEHEIYGQWMIDELASHGYSLSPGTLYPMLHAMERKGYLTSRKVRDGRTWRKLYRATIRGIQGLEVARRHLRELTGETCRNR, from the coding sequence ATGGAATATCACGATCTGTTATCCGGACTGGTACGTCTCCATGTCCTGCATCACGCAGCAGAGCATGAAATTTACGGACAATGGATGATTGATGAACTTGCCAGCCACGGATACAGCTTAAGTCCTGGAACCCTCTATCCCATGCTGCACGCCATGGAAAGAAAAGGCTATCTGACCTCCAGAAAGGTCAGGGACGGCAGGACATGGAGAAAACTATACAGGGCAACAATTAGAGGAATACAGGGGCTGGAAGTAGCCAGAAGACATTTGCGCGAACTTACAGGAGAAACTTGTCGAAATCGCTGA
- a CDS encoding TSUP family transporter, with product MDIITICIVALLASGLTLFSGFGLGTLLLPAFALFFPVQAAVAMTAVVHLLNNIFKLALIGNKANMKAVISFGLPALLTSFAGATLLLMLADMPPLITYNLLGNEFNIYPIKLVIGILMAMFAGLELLTPLKKIAIDPKYLPLGGLLSGFFGGLSGHQGAFRSAFLIKSGLSKEAFVGTGVVIAVIVDISRIAAYSGLLWSQEVRDNLSLIAIASLAAFVGAFAGRRLLKKITLRSVQLIVAGLLFFIATGLILGII from the coding sequence ATGGACATCATTACCATCTGCATCGTTGCTTTACTGGCATCAGGACTGACTCTGTTTTCAGGATTTGGCCTTGGCACCCTGTTGCTGCCTGCCTTTGCTCTGTTTTTCCCTGTTCAGGCAGCAGTGGCCATGACTGCTGTGGTCCACCTGCTCAATAACATTTTCAAGCTGGCCCTTATCGGCAACAAGGCCAATATGAAGGCTGTTATCTCCTTTGGTCTGCCTGCCCTTCTGACCAGTTTTGCCGGTGCGACCCTGCTCCTTATGCTTGCTGACATGCCACCGCTTATAACCTACAACCTTTTGGGAAACGAGTTCAATATTTATCCCATAAAGCTGGTCATTGGCATACTCATGGCCATGTTTGCCGGGCTTGAACTCCTGACTCCCCTGAAAAAAATAGCCATAGATCCCAAATATTTGCCCCTGGGAGGTCTATTAAGCGGGTTTTTCGGAGGGCTTTCCGGACATCAGGGCGCATTTCGCAGTGCTTTTCTCATAAAATCCGGCCTGAGCAAGGAAGCATTTGTAGGCACTGGCGTGGTTATAGCGGTTATTGTTGATATTTCAAGAATCGCTGCGTATTCAGGCTTGCTCTGGAGTCAGGAAGTCAGAGACAACCTGTCTCTCATTGCCATTGCTTCCCTGGCAGCTTTTGTGGGAGCGTTTGCGGGCAGGAGGCTTTTGAAAAAAATCACCCTTCGCTCTGTTCAGCTGATTGTGGCAGGGTTATTGTTTTTCATCGCCACAGGCTTGATATTAGGGATCATATGA
- a CDS encoding ArsR/SmtB family transcription factor codes for MISNAQELADLFKVLSSPSRVKMLELIKNRSLCVSILAKELNMTPAAVSQHMRILRSAKLAKGEKRGNYVHYQADNEKLKKWQKKIRLFFEPPLT; via the coding sequence ATGATTTCCAATGCACAGGAACTTGCTGACTTATTCAAGGTGCTTTCTTCACCGTCAAGGGTTAAGATGCTGGAATTGATTAAAAACAGATCTCTTTGCGTAAGCATTTTGGCCAAAGAGCTGAATATGACTCCGGCTGCAGTTTCCCAGCATATGCGCATATTGAGAAGCGCAAAACTGGCTAAGGGCGAGAAGCGGGGTAATTATGTCCATTATCAGGCAGATAATGAAAAGCTTAAAAAATGGCAGAAAAAGATCCGCCTGTTCTTTGAACCGCCTCTAACCTGA
- a CDS encoding type II toxin-antitoxin system HicB family antitoxin, with translation MQLKNDYYTYRVTWSAEDSEYLGVCVEFPSLSWLSATPEAALKGIRHIVAEVIEDMQENGEVIPQPIAKKNYSGKFMVRVPPEVHRNLAIQAAEAGISINRLVSSRLSQ, from the coding sequence ATGCAACTAAAAAATGACTACTATACATACAGGGTAACCTGGTCTGCAGAAGACAGTGAATATCTTGGTGTTTGTGTTGAATTTCCAAGCCTTAGCTGGCTATCCGCAACTCCTGAAGCAGCGTTAAAAGGCATTAGGCATATCGTAGCTGAGGTCATTGAGGATATGCAGGAAAATGGCGAGGTAATACCCCAACCCATAGCCAAGAAGAACTATAGTGGTAAATTTATGGTGCGAGTTCCTCCTGAAGTCCATAGAAACCTGGCAATTCAAGCGGCAGAGGCAGGGATAAGTATCAACCGGCTGGTAAGCTCGCGTCTTAGTCAGTAG
- a CDS encoding sulfite exporter TauE/SafE family protein, which translates to MEISIFVYPVIFLASFVLSMAGLGGGLIFAPLFILMGFGQTPAVASSLLLNGLGAMTASFVYIRSRLVDFSLSVPLIISSCLAAPAGAMTARWVDQKYFLTAMSIVVLGAGIRMLMTSRMQFGDAAQRHVWSWSKLIQTTLLGLVIGFMGGMLGIGGGVFVVPLLVYLLHVHPKTAAATTAFIVFFSSFAGFFTHVAIEALNWNFLILAGLFSSAGGLLGSRLMSTKLSGNFVKRLFGVILLALAIYLFYRGIFQV; encoded by the coding sequence ATGGAAATATCCATCTTTGTTTATCCAGTTATTTTTCTGGCTTCCTTTGTTTTGTCCATGGCAGGACTGGGGGGCGGGCTGATTTTTGCGCCTTTATTTATTCTTATGGGATTTGGACAGACCCCGGCAGTAGCATCATCTCTTCTGCTCAACGGACTTGGGGCCATGACTGCTTCCTTTGTGTATATTCGAAGCAGGCTTGTGGATTTTTCTCTGTCGGTTCCTTTGATTATATCATCATGTCTGGCAGCCCCTGCAGGGGCCATGACTGCCAGGTGGGTTGACCAGAAATATTTTCTCACAGCCATGTCAATTGTTGTCCTGGGTGCAGGCATCAGAATGCTTATGACCTCACGAATGCAGTTTGGCGATGCAGCCCAGAGGCATGTCTGGTCCTGGTCCAAGCTCATTCAGACAACCTTGCTGGGTCTGGTTATCGGCTTTATGGGCGGGATGCTGGGTATTGGAGGGGGAGTTTTTGTCGTACCGCTTCTTGTCTATCTGCTTCATGTCCATCCTAAAACTGCTGCTGCCACCACAGCCTTTATTGTCTTTTTTTCTTCCTTTGCCGGCTTTTTTACCCATGTGGCCATTGAAGCACTGAACTGGAACTTTCTGATCCTGGCCGGTCTGTTTTCTTCAGCAGGTGGGCTTTTAGGTTCCAGGCTCATGAGTACCAAACTAAGCGGTAACTTTGTAAAAAG